A part of Aegilops tauschii subsp. strangulata cultivar AL8/78 chromosome 2, Aet v6.0, whole genome shotgun sequence genomic DNA contains:
- the LOC109750575 gene encoding uncharacterized protein has protein sequence MPRDRAEAAAAGGVAGLPPDMLANIRDRLGLLDRLAFAAAFRMPEVPCLVLPGDTPETATVFSLAHRRSAVMRAPGPDHLFLGSSFSRGWLVTADAFARLHLVNPVTGEQRALPAIETIPCVDAQGGGSVFSFEEKPFIRAPPPYPDGFAAMTPGSMRRYFYRKVVLSDSAAIAMLITDLRYGAVAFATAESRVWRLVPSRYGIAKAGTKCARWPRPPSRNSIEDAVHHEGMFYSITYSGELEAWEQDADSTGVFTSVVVAPEQPWCDHSKYLVTAPGGRLMVVLKQSDKITHRLTFKVQVLDAGAKQWKEVDDIGNAALFVGVNGSLWVSTREHPEFKAADDMSLYYPDNQHGAGVFSLKDGREEKVVGLGPHRNKPAAAWFTLCIP, from the coding sequence ATGCCGCGAGATCGAgcagaggccgccgccgccggcggtgTCGCCGGCCTCCCGCCGGACATGCTAGCCAACATCCGAGACCGCCTAGGCCTCCTCGACCGCCTCGCCTTTGCCGCCGCCTTCCGCATGCCGGAGGTGCCGTGCCTCGTCCTGCCCGGCGACACCCCAGAGACGGCCACAGTCTTCTCGCTGGCGCACCGCCGCTCTGCCGTCATGCGCGCCCCAGGGCCTGACCACCTCTTCCTGGGATCTTCATTCTCACGCGGGTGGCTCGTCACCGCTGATGCCTTCGCCCGGCTGCACCTCGTCAACCCGGTCACCGGCGAGCAGCGGGCGCTCCCGGCCATCGAGACCATCCCCTGCGTCGACGCCCAAGGTGGGGGCTCCGTCTTCTCGTTCGAGGAGAAGCCGTTCATCAGGGCCCCCCCGCCGTACCCCGACGGCTTCGCAGCGATGACCCCCGGCTCGATGCGCCGCTACTTCTACCGCAAGGTCGTCCTCTCCGACTCCGCCGCCATCGCCATGCTCATCACCGATCTACGGTACGGCGCTGTGGCCTTCGCCACGGCGGAGAGCCGCGTGTGGAGGCTAGTGCCCTCACGCTATGGCATTGCCAAGGCCGGCACCAAGTGTGCTAGGTGGCCGAGGCCGCCCTCACGCAACAGCATCGAGGACGCCGTCCACCATGAGGGCATGTTCTACTCGATCACTTACTCCGGCGAGTTGGAGGCGTGGGAGCAGGACGCCGATAGTACCGGCGTGTTCACCAGTGTGGTGGTAGCGCCAGAGCAGCCCTGGTGCGACCACAGCAAGTACCTGGTGACGGCGCCGGGCGGCCGACTGATGGTCGTGCTCAAGCAGTCTGATAAGATCACGCATCGGTTGACATTCAAGGTGCAAGTCCTTGACGCCGGTGCCAAACAATGGAAGGAGGTGGACGACATCGGCAACGCCGCGCTGTTTGTCGGGGTGAATGGTTCGCTGTGGGTGTCGACGAGGGAGCACCCTGAGTTTAAGGCCGCCGACGATATGTCGCTGTACTACCCCGACAACCAGCATGGCGCCGGGGTGTTCAGCCTCAAGGACGGCAGGGAGGAGAAGGTCGTGGGCCTTGGGCCGCACCGGAACAAGCCGGCGGCGGCGTGGTTCACGCTTTGCATCCCATGA